A part of Streptomyces sp. NBC_00557 genomic DNA contains:
- a CDS encoding MmyB family transcriptional regulator, whose product MAHQAGGQRPAPRPVPETCETQAYLQDYAVLLESLACPSVVVDHRWDVVMANGAFETLFRGVRRHVTAMPQDNLLRFVLFHPDAGDVLGEHEQGWCLPMLAHLRAALETYGHDHELQAIRRDLAQDPLLEAAYRQGLPHWIRAVGESAARLDGAVRLLRHPDPRRGPTECRVVEETPHVLRDLGYRRLTLVLREGRRPAAPVRRPRRPRGPGAHLTIVPAPEN is encoded by the coding sequence ATGGCACATCAGGCAGGAGGGCAGCGGCCGGCACCGCGGCCCGTCCCCGAGACCTGCGAGACCCAGGCGTACCTCCAGGACTACGCCGTCCTGCTGGAGTCCCTCGCCTGCCCGTCCGTGGTCGTCGACCACCGCTGGGACGTCGTCATGGCCAACGGCGCCTTCGAGACGCTCTTCCGCGGGGTGCGCCGGCACGTGACGGCCATGCCCCAGGACAACCTCCTGCGGTTCGTCCTGTTCCATCCGGACGCGGGCGACGTGCTCGGCGAGCACGAGCAGGGCTGGTGCCTGCCGATGCTGGCCCACCTCAGGGCCGCCCTGGAGACGTACGGCCACGACCACGAACTCCAGGCGATCCGCCGCGACCTCGCCCAGGACCCGCTCCTGGAGGCCGCCTACCGGCAGGGCCTGCCGCACTGGATCCGCGCCGTCGGCGAGAGCGCGGCCCGGCTCGACGGTGCCGTGCGGCTGCTGCGCCACCCCGACCCGCGCCGCGGCCCCACCGAGTGCCGCGTCGTCGAGGAGACGCCCCATGTGCTGCGGGACCTCGGCTACCGGCGGCTGACGCTGGTCCTGCGCGAGGGCCGCCGGCCCGCCGCGCCGGTGCGCCGCCCACGCCGCCCGCGCGGCCCGGGCGCCCACCTCACGATCGTCCCGGCCCCCGAGAACTGA
- a CDS encoding helix-turn-helix domain-containing protein, whose protein sequence is MTDGYEDPGATATAQLPAVVARVTALADRLGVPHAEVFDVGRLSFACGVPEPVVKALLAGRPAGEPDVQARFLQRLGLLRRTRLKPNGRKYTQQEIADGAGMSRQQAGALINGDRRPTMEHCDALQRFFKVHAGFLTAEDPEALAGALQRTEQELLTKLADRERAAAGAEEDALERLLQDHGVRGIAWRAAQLPTDQHRDKVAEWLDMLLESVKRPES, encoded by the coding sequence GTGACGGATGGCTACGAGGATCCGGGCGCCACGGCGACCGCCCAGCTGCCGGCCGTCGTCGCCCGCGTCACCGCGCTCGCCGACCGGCTCGGCGTGCCGCATGCCGAGGTCTTCGACGTCGGGCGGCTCTCCTTCGCCTGCGGCGTCCCGGAGCCGGTGGTCAAGGCCCTGCTCGCCGGCCGGCCCGCCGGTGAGCCGGACGTCCAGGCGCGTTTTCTGCAGCGCCTGGGCCTGCTGCGACGCACCCGTCTGAAACCGAACGGCCGCAAGTACACCCAGCAGGAGATCGCCGACGGCGCGGGCATGTCGCGGCAGCAGGCCGGCGCGCTCATCAACGGCGACCGGCGGCCCACCATGGAGCACTGCGACGCGCTGCAGCGCTTCTTCAAGGTGCACGCCGGCTTCCTCACCGCGGAGGACCCCGAGGCGCTGGCGGGCGCGCTGCAGCGCACCGAGCAGGAGCTGCTGACCAAGCTCGCCGACCGGGAGCGGGCCGCGGCCGGGGCCGAGGAGGACGCGCTGGAGCGGCTGCTGCAGGACCACGGGGTGCGGGGCATAGCGTGGCGGGCCGCGCAGTTGCCCACCGACCAGCACCGGGACAAGGTCGCGGAGTGGCTCGACATGCTGCTGGAGAGCGTCAAGCGGCCCGAGTCGTGA
- a CDS encoding toxin-antitoxin system, toxin component — MRRLCNELVGGVRLPAPAPPGELYGALCAAMSRRRGRPVHFRAAAFPPGTASGLWLDLTDRDLVVVEERTAPDHQLVILGHELWHMQADHRGHHVDGVGVATRLLHDDTDQEALQATVQRVAARTRFDLTEERQAETFGLLLASKCRTWLAGSALRGPVQRDDVAGRIEASLGYPGPQG; from the coding sequence ATGCGCCGGCTGTGCAACGAACTGGTGGGCGGGGTACGGCTGCCCGCGCCCGCGCCACCGGGCGAGCTGTACGGCGCGCTGTGCGCGGCGATGAGCCGCCGCCGGGGCCGCCCGGTGCACTTCCGTGCGGCCGCCTTCCCGCCGGGCACGGCGAGCGGGCTGTGGCTCGACCTGACCGACCGGGACCTCGTGGTCGTGGAGGAACGCACCGCGCCCGACCACCAGTTGGTGATTCTCGGCCATGAGCTGTGGCACATGCAGGCCGACCACCGCGGCCACCACGTCGACGGCGTGGGGGTCGCCACGCGGCTGCTGCACGACGACACCGACCAGGAGGCGCTGCAGGCCACCGTGCAGCGGGTCGCGGCGCGGACCCGGTTCGACCTGACCGAGGAGCGGCAGGCCGAGACGTTCGGTCTGCTTCTGGCCAGCAAGTGCCGTACGTGGCTCGCTGGTTCGGCCCTGCGCGGCCCGGTGCAGCGCGACGACGTGGCCGGGCGCATCGAGGCGTCGCTGGGCTATCCGGGGCCGCAGGGCTGA
- a CDS encoding 4'-phosphopantetheinyl transferase family protein, producing MIEELLPESVVAVEAHRDDPLWDAGLHPGEAALVERAVAKRRREFAAVRGCARRAMEKLGVPAQSVLRGERGAPRWPAGLIGSMTHCDGYCAAALARAGDLASLGIDAEPHEPLPDDAGHIVLPAEAGRIARLRERQPGVHWERILFSAKESVYKAWFPLTGAWLDFSEADITLHAAPGGRPHGTLRAELLVPGPQVGGRRLQAFEGRWAARDGLALTAVAVPHS from the coding sequence GTGATCGAGGAGCTGCTCCCGGAGTCGGTCGTGGCCGTGGAGGCGCACCGTGACGACCCGCTGTGGGACGCCGGGTTGCACCCCGGGGAGGCAGCGCTCGTCGAGCGCGCGGTGGCCAAGCGCCGCCGCGAGTTCGCCGCCGTGCGCGGCTGCGCCCGGCGCGCCATGGAGAAGCTCGGCGTGCCGGCGCAGTCCGTCCTGCGCGGCGAACGGGGCGCACCGCGCTGGCCGGCCGGCCTGATCGGCAGCATGACCCACTGCGACGGCTACTGCGCCGCCGCCCTGGCCCGCGCCGGCGACCTGGCCTCCCTCGGCATCGACGCCGAGCCGCACGAGCCGCTCCCCGACGACGCGGGCCACATCGTCCTGCCCGCCGAGGCCGGGCGGATCGCCCGGCTGCGCGAGCGGCAGCCCGGCGTGCACTGGGAGCGGATCCTGTTCAGCGCCAAGGAGTCCGTCTACAAGGCGTGGTTCCCGCTGACCGGCGCCTGGCTGGACTTCTCCGAGGCCGACATCACCCTCCACGCGGCCCCCGGCGGCCGGCCGCACGGCACCCTGCGCGCCGAACTCCTCGTCCCCGGGCCCCAGGTCGGCGGCCGCCGGCTGCAGGCCTTCGAGGGCCGGTGGGCCGCACGCGACGGCCTGGCCCTCACCGCGGTGGCCGTCCCGCACTCCTGA
- a CDS encoding metallophosphoesterase family protein, with amino-acid sequence MTSAAGAGQLLAISDLHIGYPENRALVEDMRPESDEDWLIVAGDVAETVADIRWTLEKLAGRFRKVLWAPGNHELWTHPKDPVTLRGVARYEHLVGLCRELGVVTPEDPYPVWQGPGGPVAVAPLFLLYDYSFLPPGCATKAEGLAYAEGTGVVCNDEYLLHPDPYPTRDAWCRARVAETERRLAELPAGLPVVPVNHYPLHRHPTEVLWYPEFAMWCGTLLTADWHRRFPVAAMVYGHLHIPRTTWHDGVRFEEVSVGYPREWRKRPEPPGRLRRILPTEVEAGDRGAAPGVGRGRGGAP; translated from the coding sequence GTGACGTCTGCGGCCGGGGCCGGACAACTGCTGGCCATCAGCGACCTGCACATCGGCTATCCGGAGAACCGCGCCCTGGTCGAGGACATGCGGCCCGAGAGCGACGAGGACTGGCTGATCGTGGCCGGCGACGTCGCCGAGACGGTCGCCGACATCCGCTGGACCCTGGAGAAGCTCGCGGGCCGGTTCCGAAAGGTGCTGTGGGCGCCCGGCAACCACGAGCTGTGGACCCATCCGAAGGATCCGGTCACCCTGCGCGGCGTCGCCCGCTACGAGCACCTGGTCGGACTCTGCCGCGAGCTGGGCGTCGTCACCCCCGAGGACCCCTACCCCGTGTGGCAGGGGCCCGGCGGCCCGGTCGCCGTGGCCCCGCTGTTCCTGCTGTACGACTACTCGTTCCTGCCGCCCGGCTGCGCCACCAAGGCCGAGGGGCTGGCCTACGCCGAGGGCACCGGCGTCGTCTGCAACGACGAGTACCTGCTGCACCCCGATCCCTATCCGACCCGTGACGCCTGGTGCCGGGCGCGGGTCGCCGAGACCGAGCGCAGGCTCGCCGAGCTGCCCGCCGGCCTGCCGGTCGTACCGGTCAACCACTATCCGCTGCACCGGCACCCCACCGAGGTGCTGTGGTACCCCGAGTTCGCCATGTGGTGCGGCACCCTGCTGACCGCCGACTGGCACCGGCGGTTCCCGGTCGCGGCGATGGTCTACGGCCATCTGCACATCCCGCGCACCACCTGGCACGACGGAGTCCGCTTCGAGGAGGTCTCCGTCGGCTATCCCCGCGAATGGCGCAAGCGCCCGGAGCCGCCGGGCCGGCTGCGCCGCATCCTGCCGACGGAGGTCGAAGCCGGTGATCGAGGAGCTGCTCCCGGAGTCGGTCGTGGCCGTGGAGGCGCACCGTGA
- a CDS encoding ATP-grasp domain-containing protein codes for MLSRVRVWLNRTYAENVFFMDQLRRNPSDRAVEIHATHADPDSPVLAAADTADLEPDGLSPAAYVEYALDQCARRGIDVFVPRLHQAAIVAHRAEFAAAGTALLAPTPEAVAVFEDKATAYEAVRSVGVPVPPWWRVRTADELLAAVEELEAGGHRACFKPAAGAGGVGFRVITRAPFSLAHLEGFPGPYVQLDLVVEALRRSGEPVDWLVMPRLDQPEVSVDCLTGTDNRLRLAVGRTKNGRRRGFTLDERWLEPARLIAEGFGLHHLSNVQFRMFGDRPVLMDVNTRPAGGLHQLSLCGVNAPWAAVQLALGEDPGVLEPPFLGQDYTVVAGPRSLLPVPAALPQQRAESADVLLPKVPAPAPAPETAQVLPL; via the coding sequence ATGCTCTCTCGCGTACGCGTCTGGCTCAACCGCACGTACGCGGAGAACGTGTTCTTCATGGATCAGCTGCGCAGAAATCCCAGCGACCGCGCGGTGGAGATCCACGCCACGCACGCCGACCCGGACTCCCCGGTCCTGGCCGCCGCCGACACCGCCGACCTGGAGCCGGACGGGCTGTCCCCGGCCGCGTACGTCGAGTACGCCCTCGACCAGTGCGCCCGGCGCGGCATCGACGTGTTCGTGCCGCGGCTGCACCAGGCGGCGATCGTGGCGCACCGCGCGGAGTTCGCGGCGGCCGGTACGGCACTGCTGGCGCCGACGCCCGAGGCGGTGGCCGTCTTCGAGGACAAGGCGACCGCGTACGAGGCGGTCCGCTCGGTGGGGGTGCCGGTGCCGCCGTGGTGGCGGGTCCGCACCGCCGACGAACTCCTCGCCGCGGTCGAGGAGTTGGAGGCCGGCGGGCACAGGGCGTGCTTCAAGCCGGCCGCCGGCGCGGGCGGGGTCGGATTCCGCGTGATCACCCGCGCGCCGTTCTCGCTGGCCCATCTCGAGGGGTTCCCGGGCCCGTACGTCCAGCTCGACCTGGTCGTCGAGGCGCTGCGGCGGTCCGGGGAGCCGGTGGACTGGCTGGTGATGCCGCGCCTGGACCAGCCCGAGGTGTCCGTGGACTGCCTGACCGGGACGGACAACCGGCTGCGGCTCGCGGTGGGCCGCACCAAGAACGGGCGCCGCAGGGGCTTCACGCTGGACGAGCGGTGGCTGGAACCGGCCCGGCTGATCGCGGAGGGCTTCGGGCTGCACCATCTGTCCAACGTCCAGTTCCGGATGTTCGGCGACCGGCCCGTGCTGATGGACGTCAACACCCGGCCCGCCGGGGGGCTGCACCAGCTGTCGCTGTGCGGGGTGAACGCGCCGTGGGCGGCGGTGCAGTTGGCGCTGGGCGAGGACCCCGGGGTCCTCGAGCCGCCGTTCCTGGGGCAGGACTACACAGTGGTGGCCGGGCCGCGGTCGCTGCTGCCCGTGCCTGCGGCGCTTCCGCAGCAGAGGGCGGAGTCGGCCGACGTGCTGCTGCCGAAGGTGCCCGCGCCCGCTCCGGCACCCGAAACGGCCCAGGTCCTGCCGCTCTAG
- a CDS encoding carbohydrate binding domain-containing protein — MRNPLGRHRRRLLALLGAAALAVGGAVALPGTAQAANVLTNPGFESGGLSPWTCTGNLGSVVSSPVHGGAKALQGAVTDSDNAQCSQTVAVQPNTTYTLSGWVRGSYVYLGVNGGASTWTTSPTAYSQLSVSFTTGASQTSATVYVHGWYAQGTYWADDISLDGPGGGGGGDTQAPTAPTGLTSTGKTSSSVSLSWNAATDNVGVTGYDIYSGSNQVLTVSGTSATVSGLSPSTSYTFTVKAHDAAGNVSAASNAVSVTTNAGGGGGTGFKQAAPYLYEGWGDPPSPTTVMSATGIKWFTMAFVLDSGGCTPAWDGSRPLTGGADQSAINAIRSAGGDVVPSFGGWQGSKLGANCSSAAALAGAIQKVIDAYGLKAVDMDIENTDEFENEAVQAKILTALKTVKANNPGLKTIVTFGTSTTGPTYYGNRLIEQAQSLGANIDVFTIMPFDFGGGSDMYGNTVNAAEGLKNKLRSTFGWDDATAYAHIGISGMNGLSDQQETTTPAIWTQIRDWANSRHIARLAFWAVNRDRPCAGGGVVSNCSGISQNTWQFTSITAGFTG, encoded by the coding sequence GTGCGCAATCCACTCGGGCGTCACAGACGCCGGCTTCTCGCCCTGCTCGGTGCCGCCGCCCTCGCCGTCGGCGGGGCCGTCGCCCTCCCGGGCACCGCTCAGGCGGCCAACGTCCTCACCAACCCCGGCTTCGAGTCCGGCGGCCTCTCCCCCTGGACCTGCACCGGCAACCTCGGCTCGGTCGTCTCCTCCCCCGTGCACGGCGGCGCCAAGGCGCTCCAGGGCGCCGTGACCGACAGCGACAACGCGCAGTGCAGCCAGACGGTCGCCGTGCAGCCGAACACGACCTACACCCTCAGCGGCTGGGTCCGCGGCAGTTACGTCTACCTGGGCGTGAACGGCGGCGCCTCGACCTGGACGACCTCGCCGACGGCGTACAGCCAGTTGAGCGTCTCCTTCACCACCGGCGCCTCGCAGACCAGCGCCACCGTCTATGTCCACGGCTGGTACGCCCAGGGCACCTACTGGGCCGACGACATCAGCCTGGACGGCCCGGGCGGCGGGGGCGGCGGGGACACGCAGGCGCCGACCGCGCCGACGGGCCTGACCTCCACCGGCAAGACGTCGTCCAGCGTCTCGCTGTCGTGGAACGCCGCCACGGACAACGTGGGCGTGACCGGTTACGACATCTACAGCGGCTCGAACCAGGTGCTGACCGTCTCCGGCACGTCCGCCACGGTCAGCGGGCTCTCGCCCAGCACGTCGTACACCTTCACGGTGAAGGCGCACGACGCGGCCGGGAACGTCTCGGCCGCCTCCAACGCCGTCTCCGTGACCACGAACGCGGGCGGCGGTGGCGGCACCGGGTTCAAGCAGGCCGCGCCGTATCTGTACGAGGGCTGGGGCGATCCGCCGAGCCCGACGACGGTGATGAGCGCGACCGGCATCAAGTGGTTCACGATGGCGTTCGTGCTGGACTCCGGCGGCTGCACCCCGGCCTGGGACGGCAGCCGGCCGCTCACCGGCGGCGCCGACCAGAGCGCGATCAACGCGATCCGCTCCGCCGGCGGGGACGTCGTGCCGTCCTTCGGCGGCTGGCAGGGCAGCAAGCTCGGCGCCAACTGCTCCTCGGCCGCCGCGCTGGCCGGCGCGATCCAGAAGGTGATCGACGCCTACGGCCTGAAGGCGGTCGACATGGACATCGAGAACACGGACGAGTTCGAGAACGAGGCCGTCCAGGCGAAGATCCTCACCGCGCTGAAGACGGTCAAGGCGAACAACCCCGGCCTGAAGACCATCGTCACCTTCGGCACCTCCACCACGGGCCCGACGTACTACGGCAACCGGCTCATCGAGCAGGCGCAGTCGCTCGGCGCGAACATCGACGTGTTCACCATCATGCCGTTCGACTTCGGCGGCGGCTCGGACATGTACGGCAACACCGTGAACGCGGCGGAGGGCCTGAAGAACAAGCTGAGGTCGACCTTCGGCTGGGACGACGCGACCGCCTACGCCCACATCGGCATCTCAGGCATGAACGGCCTGTCCGACCAGCAGGAGACGACCACCCCGGCGATCTGGACCCAGATCCGGGACTGGGCGAACTCCCGCCACATCGCGCGGCTCGCCTTCTGGGCGGTCAACCGCGACCGGCCGTGCGCGGGCGGCGGCGTGGTGAGCAACTGCTCCGGCATCAGCCAGAACACCTGGCAGTTCACCTCCATCACGGCCGGGTTCACCGGCTGA
- a CDS encoding 6-phospho-beta-glucosidase: MKLTILGGGGFRVPLVYGALLTDRAEGRVTRVVLHDLDAGRLSAVTRVLAEQAAGAPGAPEVTATTDLDEALRGADFVFSAIRVGGLEGRAADERVALAEGVLGQETVGAGGIAYGLRTVPVAVGIARRVARLAPDAWVINFTNPAGLVTEAMSRHLGDRVIGICDSPVGLGRRIARVLGADPKEAWIDYVGLNHLGWVRGLRVAGRDELPRLLADPGLLGSFEEGRLFGPEWLRSLGAIPNEYLHYYYFNRETVRAYRRAEKTRGAFLRDQQARFYEQAARSEGSALALWERTRAEREATYMAENRETAGAGEREADDLSGGYEKVALALMRAIARDERATLILNVRNRGTLSVLDAEAVIEVPCLVDANGAHPVAVDPLPGHATGLVCAVKAVEREVLAAADSGDRAAAVRAFALHPLVDSVNVARRLVDGYTAAHPQLAYLK, from the coding sequence GTGAAGCTGACGATTCTGGGCGGTGGCGGCTTCCGCGTCCCGCTCGTGTACGGGGCGCTGCTGACGGACCGCGCCGAGGGCCGGGTCACCCGGGTCGTGCTGCACGACCTGGACGCGGGCCGGCTCTCCGCCGTGACCCGCGTCCTGGCCGAGCAGGCCGCGGGGGCGCCCGGCGCGCCCGAGGTGACCGCCACCACCGACCTCGACGAGGCCCTGCGCGGCGCCGACTTCGTCTTCTCCGCGATCCGCGTCGGCGGCCTCGAGGGCCGGGCGGCGGACGAGCGCGTGGCCCTGGCCGAGGGCGTGCTCGGCCAGGAGACGGTCGGCGCGGGCGGCATCGCCTACGGCCTGCGCACGGTGCCGGTCGCCGTCGGCATCGCCCGGCGGGTGGCCCGGCTCGCCCCCGACGCCTGGGTCATCAACTTCACCAACCCCGCGGGCCTGGTCACCGAGGCCATGTCCCGCCACCTCGGCGACCGCGTCATCGGCATCTGCGACTCACCGGTCGGCCTCGGCCGCCGTATCGCCCGGGTGCTCGGCGCGGACCCGAAGGAGGCGTGGATCGACTACGTCGGCCTCAACCACCTCGGCTGGGTGCGCGGACTGCGCGTCGCCGGGCGCGACGAACTCCCGCGCCTGCTCGCCGACCCGGGCCTGCTCGGCTCCTTCGAGGAGGGCAGGCTGTTCGGGCCGGAGTGGCTGCGGTCGCTCGGCGCGATCCCCAACGAGTATCTGCACTACTACTACTTCAACCGCGAGACCGTCCGCGCCTACCGGCGGGCCGAGAAGACCCGCGGCGCCTTCCTGCGCGACCAGCAGGCGCGGTTCTACGAACAGGCCGCGCGGTCGGAGGGGTCCGCCCTCGCGCTGTGGGAACGCACCCGCGCCGAGCGGGAGGCGACCTACATGGCCGAGAACCGCGAGACCGCGGGCGCCGGCGAACGGGAGGCCGACGACCTGTCCGGCGGCTACGAGAAGGTCGCCCTCGCCCTGATGCGGGCCATCGCGCGGGACGAGCGCGCGACCCTGATCCTCAACGTCCGCAACCGCGGCACCCTGTCCGTCCTCGACGCCGAGGCGGTGATCGAGGTCCCGTGCCTGGTCGACGCCAACGGCGCGCACCCGGTCGCGGTCGACCCGCTGCCCGGCCACGCCACCGGCCTGGTCTGCGCCGTCAAGGCGGTCGAGCGCGAGGTGCTCGCCGCCGCCGACTCCGGCGACCGCGCGGCGGCCGTGCGGGCGTTCGCCCTGCATCCGCTGGTCGACTCGGTGAACGTGGCCCGCAGGCTGGTCGACGGCTACACGGCGGCCCACCCCCAGCTCGCCTACCTGAAGTGA
- a CDS encoding IclR family transcriptional regulator has product MSERSAADRLLAVLAAFDHEHPALSLTGISRRAGLSLTTAHRLAGALTAWGALERDASGVYHVGLRLWEVAALAPRGLGLRQLALPYLEDLYEATHENVQLAVRDGTEVVYIEWLSARSAVGVHIRVGGRWPLHATGVGLVLLAHAGPELQEEYCAGPLAAFTPYTITDPVRLRRTLAEVRRSGVAVSERQVTEDALSVAAAVRGADGDVVAAVSVVVPRATAQVPALTPAVRLAARGISRALGWRPERRGG; this is encoded by the coding sequence GTGAGCGAGCGGTCCGCTGCCGACCGTCTGCTGGCCGTGCTCGCCGCGTTCGACCACGAGCACCCCGCCCTCTCCCTCACCGGCATCAGCCGCCGGGCCGGGCTGAGCCTGACCACCGCGCACCGGCTGGCCGGCGCCCTGACCGCGTGGGGCGCGCTGGAGCGCGACGCGTCCGGGGTGTACCACGTGGGGCTGCGGCTGTGGGAGGTGGCCGCGCTCGCGCCGCGCGGCCTGGGCCTGAGACAGCTGGCGCTGCCGTACCTGGAGGATCTGTACGAGGCGACGCACGAGAACGTGCAGCTGGCGGTGCGGGACGGCACGGAGGTCGTCTACATCGAGTGGCTGTCGGCGCGTTCGGCGGTGGGCGTGCACATCCGGGTCGGCGGACGCTGGCCGCTGCACGCCACCGGCGTCGGGCTGGTCCTGCTCGCCCACGCCGGGCCGGAGCTGCAGGAGGAGTACTGCGCCGGGCCGCTGGCCGCGTTCACGCCGTACACGATCACCGATCCGGTGCGGCTGCGCCGTACCCTCGCCGAAGTGCGCCGGTCCGGCGTGGCGGTGAGCGAGCGGCAGGTCACCGAGGACGCGCTGTCGGTGGCGGCGGCGGTGCGCGGAGCCGACGGTGACGTGGTCGCGGCGGTGTCGGTGGTGGTGCCCCGGGCGACCGCCCAGGTGCCGGCGCTGACCCCGGCGGTACGGCTGGCGGCACGCGGGATCTCCCGGGCCCTGGGCTGGCGGCCGGAGCGGCGCGGAGGCTGA
- a CDS encoding glycoside hydrolase family 16 protein, which translates to MSASSGIPRPRPLRRALVAVVATLGLAAAVATAATAPANATAPAPPSGWSQVFLDDFNGSAGSGVNTSNWQYDTGTSYPGGAANWGTGEVESMTSSTNNVALDGNGNLLITPRRDASGNWTSGRIETTRTDFQPPAGGRLRVEARIQMPNVTGNAAAGYWPAFWMLGAPFRGNYQNWPSVGELDIMENVNGLNKTWATMHCGTNPGGPCNETTGLGNSTACPNTTCQSGFHTYTMEWDRSVSPEAIRFYVDGVNYQTVTANQMDATTWANATNHGFFVILDVAMGGGFPGAFGGGPTGATESGHPMVVDYVQVLQSSGSGGGTTPPPSGNRDAYSAIQAESYDSQSGVSTEATTDTGGGQDIGYVANGDWALYKGVNFGSTAARQFYARVASGAADGVSGLVEVRLDSRSNAPIGSFAVGNTGGWQSWKTVPANISSVTGTHDVYLTFSSGQPADFVNVNWFDFGH; encoded by the coding sequence ATGAGCGCATCCTCCGGCATACCCAGACCGCGCCCGCTGCGGCGCGCGCTCGTCGCCGTCGTCGCCACGCTGGGCCTGGCCGCGGCCGTCGCCACGGCCGCCACCGCGCCCGCGAACGCCACCGCCCCCGCGCCTCCCTCCGGCTGGTCCCAGGTCTTCCTGGACGACTTCAACGGCTCGGCGGGCTCCGGCGTCAACACGTCGAACTGGCAGTACGACACCGGGACCTCGTACCCGGGCGGGGCCGCGAACTGGGGCACCGGCGAGGTCGAGTCGATGACCTCCAGCACGAACAACGTCGCCCTGGACGGCAACGGCAACCTGCTCATCACCCCGCGCCGCGACGCATCCGGGAACTGGACCTCCGGCCGGATCGAGACCACCCGCACCGACTTCCAGCCCCCGGCCGGCGGCAGGCTGCGGGTGGAGGCGCGGATCCAGATGCCCAACGTCACCGGGAACGCTGCCGCCGGCTACTGGCCCGCGTTCTGGATGCTGGGCGCGCCGTTCCGCGGCAACTACCAGAACTGGCCGAGCGTCGGCGAACTCGACATCATGGAGAACGTCAACGGCCTGAACAAGACCTGGGCCACGATGCACTGCGGCACCAACCCGGGCGGCCCCTGCAACGAGACCACCGGCCTCGGCAACTCCACCGCCTGCCCGAACACCACCTGCCAGTCGGGCTTCCACACCTACACCATGGAGTGGGACCGCTCGGTGAGCCCGGAGGCGATCCGCTTCTACGTCGACGGCGTCAACTACCAGACGGTCACGGCGAACCAGATGGACGCCACCACCTGGGCGAACGCCACGAACCACGGCTTCTTCGTGATCCTCGACGTGGCGATGGGCGGCGGCTTCCCCGGCGCGTTCGGCGGCGGCCCGACCGGCGCCACGGAGTCCGGCCACCCGATGGTCGTCGACTACGTCCAGGTGCTGCAGTCCTCGGGCAGCGGCGGCGGCACCACTCCCCCGCCGAGCGGCAACCGCGACGCCTACAGCGCCATTCAGGCCGAGTCCTACGACAGCCAGTCCGGCGTCAGCACCGAGGCGACCACGGACACGGGCGGCGGCCAGGACATCGGGTACGTCGCGAACGGCGACTGGGCGCTGTACAAGGGCGTCAACTTCGGCTCCACGGCGGCCAGGCAGTTCTACGCCCGGGTGGCGAGCGGCGCGGCCGACGGCGTGAGCGGACTGGTCGAGGTGCGCCTGGACAGCCGGAGCAACGCTCCCATCGGCAGCTTCGCCGTCGGCAACACCGGGGGCTGGCAGTCCTGGAAGACGGTCCCGGCCAACATCAGCTCGGTGACCGGCACCCACGATGTCTATCTCACCTTCAGCAGCGGCCAGCCGGCGGACTTCGTGAACGTCAACTGGTTCGACTTCGGGCACTGA
- a CDS encoding helix-turn-helix transcriptional regulator codes for MADRTPHGEGAHAGGEGIETFPFPTDRSVAGVGMQIGPMGAGRTWHADAPLHRVHRIDFHIVMLFSDGPVRHMIDFAEYEAGAGDLLWIRPGQVHRFSREAVYRGTVLTMQPGFLPRATVEATGLYRYDLPPLLHPDPDRLAALRAALDQLRREYEDTTTLPLSLHTAVLRHTLTAALLRLAHLAASSAEGGRPQTDSTFTRFRDAVEHGFATNHSVSAYADALGYSRRTLVRAVRAATGETPKGFIDKRVVLEAKRLLAHTDMPIGRVGAAVGFPDAANFTKFFHLHTGQTPVAFRADMR; via the coding sequence ATGGCTGACAGAACGCCCCACGGCGAGGGCGCGCACGCGGGCGGTGAGGGCATCGAGACCTTCCCCTTCCCGACCGACCGGTCCGTCGCAGGCGTCGGCATGCAGATCGGCCCCATGGGCGCGGGCCGCACCTGGCACGCCGACGCCCCCCTGCACCGCGTCCACCGCATCGACTTCCACATCGTCATGCTGTTCAGCGACGGTCCCGTACGGCACATGATCGACTTCGCCGAGTACGAGGCCGGCGCCGGCGACCTGCTGTGGATCCGCCCCGGACAGGTCCACCGCTTCTCCCGGGAGGCCGTGTACCGCGGAACCGTCCTGACCATGCAGCCCGGCTTCCTGCCCCGCGCCACCGTCGAGGCCACCGGCCTGTACCGCTACGACCTGCCGCCCCTGCTGCACCCCGACCCGGACCGGCTCGCCGCGCTCCGGGCGGCCCTCGACCAGCTGCGCCGCGAGTACGAGGACACCACGACGCTCCCGCTCAGCCTGCACACCGCCGTGCTGAGACACACGCTCACCGCGGCCCTGCTGCGCCTCGCCCACCTCGCGGCCAGCTCCGCCGAGGGCGGCCGGCCGCAGACGGACAGCACCTTCACCCGCTTCCGGGACGCCGTCGAGCACGGCTTCGCCACCAACCACAGCGTCAGCGCCTACGCCGACGCGCTCGGCTACTCCCGGCGCACCCTGGTGCGCGCCGTGCGCGCCGCCACCGGCGAGACGCCCAAGGGGTTCATCGACAAACGCGTCGTCCTGGAGGCCAAACGCCTCCTCGCCCACACCGACATGCCGATCGGCCGCGTCGGCGCGGCCGTGGGCTTCCCCGACGCGGCGAACTTCACCAAGTTCTTCCACCTGCACACCGGGCAGACACCGGTGGCCTTCCGCGCCGACATGAGATGA